In Halococcus salsus, the DNA window GAATATCTCGGCAGTCAGGATCATCCAGCGCATCGAGAACGTCCTGAAGTGTCGGTTCGTCCTCGTTCTTTGCTGGGTCGGTTCCCATCGTCGACTTTTAATTCGTGTGCATCGGGAATACGTGGCTCGATTTGGTGATCAGTACTCTGAGGCTTATCACTCTCATACTGGGTAGCTGCCGTCATGGGATGATACACGATATCCCGTTCTATAGTATCTCGCCGATTCGACCCCGGGGAGAGAACGGCGTTCGGTGACGTCTTGGGCTCACTTTTCTCATACTATGGGTCTCGGTAGGAGTTATCCGAAAGTCGTTGTCGACTGTTACTGGTGAGCTGATAGCGACCGACACTTCTACGCGACTCCGATCTGCTGTTTCCTCGTCATCGAAATTGCGCCACTCCGGCCCACGATCGAGGGCATCTCCCGAGAGCACTAAGCCGCACTCGTCACAGACTGCTTCGCCGTGCTCTGCATCATCGACAATCCGCCCGCTACACTCGGGACAGGCCGAGCGTGATCGCCCTTCGGATCCGGTAGACTGTGTGTCGGAACCCCGACGACGTTCGTGTAG includes these proteins:
- a CDS encoding TFIIB-type zinc ribbon-containing protein is translated as MNEMSTRLHERRRGSDTQSTGSEGRSRSACPECSGRIVDDAEHGEAVCDECGLVLSGDALDRGPEWRNFDDEETADRSRVEVSVAISSPVTVDNDFRITPTETHSMRKVSPRRHRTPFSPRGRIGEIL